Proteins from one Desulfonema limicola genomic window:
- the recJ gene encoding single-stranded-DNA-specific exonuclease RecJ, giving the protein MEKNWQIIQPDSSSVERIRRILNCTYATAAVLVNRHIKTESEARNYINFSLNNIRPPFFIKDIDTAVKRITRAVIKHEKILIFGDYDADGITATAILLEFLQYTGADVSFYIPHRTKEGYDLQADHIFGHALANEIDLIITVDCGSSRHEAVDAAQKSGIDVIITDHHTIDNIPPAFAVVNPRRQDCTTGFDHLAGVGVAFALIICLRKHLRSIDFWKKLPEPNLKEYCDLVALGTVADMVPLIHENRILSKIGLDVINKGLRPGLKALVNVSGINENKAVTDDIAFRLAPRLNAAGRIDHANTAVELLTTRNIKRAHEIALSLDHMNKTRQAAEKRILEDILEYIKKNPDVLNKKTLILSHHNWHEGILGIAASKLVERFYRPVILISTKNGIGKGSGRSIPGINIYDSLSVCSSHLQRFGGHPMAAGLQIRENRIKIFANDFDAAVSSVCSPDDFAKTVNIDCELRFDDISHQLIDELESLHPFGEGNPEPLFMAKNIIVSSSRIVGKHHRSMVLRQAGNNSNKPIQAIRFNIDTDSIKTGSLEESYEQIAFRLRWNRWNGKKTIQIVIQEI; this is encoded by the coding sequence ATGGAAAAAAACTGGCAGATAATTCAACCTGACTCATCATCGGTAGAAAGAATCCGCAGGATATTAAACTGTACATACGCTACGGCAGCGGTTCTTGTAAACAGGCATATAAAAACCGAATCCGAGGCCAGGAACTATATTAATTTTTCTTTGAACAATATCAGGCCCCCTTTTTTTATTAAAGATATTGATACAGCAGTCAAACGGATTACCAGAGCTGTTATCAAACATGAAAAAATACTGATTTTTGGTGATTATGACGCTGATGGTATTACTGCAACTGCTATTCTTCTTGAGTTTCTTCAATATACAGGAGCTGATGTTTCCTTTTACATTCCCCACCGGACAAAAGAAGGATATGATTTGCAGGCAGATCATATCTTCGGCCATGCCCTGGCAAATGAAATTGATCTGATAATTACTGTTGACTGCGGTTCCAGCAGGCATGAAGCTGTTGATGCAGCACAAAAAAGCGGGATAGATGTAATTATTACCGATCATCACACTATTGATAATATCCCTCCTGCTTTTGCAGTAGTTAATCCCAGAAGGCAGGACTGTACAACCGGCTTTGACCACCTTGCAGGTGTAGGGGTTGCTTTTGCACTTATTATATGCCTTAGAAAACATTTGCGCAGTATAGATTTCTGGAAAAAACTGCCTGAGCCTAATTTAAAAGAGTATTGTGATCTGGTTGCCCTGGGAACAGTTGCAGATATGGTTCCCCTGATACATGAAAACCGGATATTGTCAAAAATAGGCCTGGATGTTATTAATAAAGGACTGCGCCCGGGATTAAAAGCCCTTGTCAATGTATCTGGTATAAATGAAAACAAGGCTGTTACTGACGACATTGCTTTCAGACTGGCACCCAGGCTTAATGCAGCAGGAAGAATAGATCATGCAAATACTGCTGTTGAGCTTTTGACAACCCGAAATATTAAAAGAGCGCATGAAATTGCCCTGTCCCTTGACCATATGAACAAAACAAGACAGGCAGCAGAAAAAAGGATTTTAGAAGATATTCTTGAATATATTAAAAAAAATCCTGATGTTCTTAACAAAAAAACCCTTATCCTTTCCCACCATAACTGGCATGAAGGCATTTTGGGGATTGCGGCTTCAAAACTGGTGGAAAGATTTTACAGGCCGGTTATTTTGATTTCCACTAAAAACGGCATTGGCAAAGGTTCAGGAAGAAGTATTCCAGGAATCAATATTTATGACAGTCTTTCAGTTTGTTCAAGCCATCTTCAAAGATTCGGGGGACATCCTATGGCTGCTGGATTACAGATTCGTGAAAACCGGATCAAGATTTTTGCCAATGATTTTGATGCTGCTGTTTCATCAGTATGCAGTCCTGATGATTTTGCAAAAACTGTTAATATTGACTGTGAACTTAGATTTGATGATATTTCCCATCAACTGATAGATGAACTGGAATCCCTGCATCCTTTTGGAGAAGGTAATCCTGAACCTCTTTTTATGGCAAAAAATATTATAGTTTCATCCTCCAGAATTGTGGGAAAACATCACCGAAGCATGGTACTCAGGCAGGCAGGAAATAATTCAAACAAACCTATTCAGGCTATCAGGTTTAATATTGATACTGACAGCATTAAAACAGGAAGCCTGGAAGAAAGTTATGA
- a CDS encoding DUF4911 domain-containing protein: METIEKYYQVDRREISFLKFIFEAYDGIAVLTTIDAKSGRIVLKIPPGCEADADALITDMKKNIMIEPVIN; this comes from the coding sequence TTGGAAACAATAGAAAAATATTATCAGGTAGATCGAAGAGAAATTTCTTTTTTGAAATTTATTTTTGAAGCCTATGACGGAATTGCAGTTTTAACAACAATTGATGCAAAATCAGGCAGGATTGTCCTGAAAATTCCCCCGGGATGTGAAGCAGATGCAGATGCACTGATAACAGATATGAAAAAAAATATTATGATTGAGCCTGTGATAAACTAA
- the miaB gene encoding tRNA (N6-isopentenyl adenosine(37)-C2)-methylthiotransferase MiaB: MKSRNLYINTIGCQMNVYDSEQIAGLLSTLGYKLTDFEKKADMIIVNTCAIREKAEQKVFSYLGRMADMKKKKPELIIGVGGCVAQQEGRNILKRVPWVDIVFGTHAIARLPEIVQRVESKRCRVVDIEMTPGIDEFELPEINNQPDISRFVTIMQGCDNFCTYCVVPYVRGRETSRNPENIINEIKNLVKSGIKEITLLGQNVNSYGKKQGMCSFPELLEQVNAVEGLLRIRFTTSHPKDLSQDLMYAFKNLDKLCNHIHLPVQSGSNNILKRMNRKYTRELYLEKVEQLRTICPDIAISSDMIAGFPGESDSDFNQTLELMKIVEYDSLFAFKYSDRPNAPAGSFSDKISESEKKARLKEILNLQEHYTLKKNKAMIGSTAEILVDGLSKRNTEILHNNELQFTGRTSTNKIVNFIHNLDKGCDTSKDDINNLTGKIISIEITDGFANSLKGSPVDINYLN, encoded by the coding sequence ATGAAAAGCAGAAATCTTTATATAAATACCATTGGATGCCAGATGAATGTATATGATTCTGAACAGATTGCAGGGTTATTAAGCACACTGGGCTATAAGCTGACAGATTTTGAAAAAAAAGCTGATATGATTATTGTCAATACATGTGCAATCAGGGAAAAGGCAGAGCAGAAGGTATTTAGTTATCTCGGCCGCATGGCTGATATGAAAAAGAAAAAACCAGAGCTTATTATAGGAGTGGGAGGATGTGTAGCACAACAGGAAGGCAGAAATATTTTAAAGCGTGTTCCCTGGGTTGATATTGTGTTTGGAACCCATGCCATAGCCCGTCTGCCGGAAATTGTCCAAAGGGTTGAATCCAAAAGATGCCGGGTAGTTGACATTGAAATGACACCAGGAATTGATGAGTTTGAACTCCCTGAAATTAATAACCAGCCTGATATAAGCAGGTTTGTTACAATAATGCAGGGATGTGATAATTTCTGCACCTATTGCGTTGTTCCTTATGTAAGAGGCAGGGAAACAAGCCGAAATCCTGAAAATATTATAAACGAAATAAAAAACCTGGTAAAAAGCGGTATAAAAGAAATAACTCTTTTGGGACAGAATGTAAACAGTTATGGAAAAAAGCAGGGTATGTGTTCTTTTCCTGAACTCTTAGAACAAGTCAACGCTGTTGAAGGATTGCTAAGAATCAGGTTTACCACATCCCATCCAAAGGATCTTTCACAGGATTTAATGTATGCTTTTAAAAACCTTGATAAACTTTGCAATCATATCCATCTGCCGGTTCAATCTGGTTCAAATAATATATTAAAGCGCATGAACCGGAAATATACCCGGGAATTATATCTTGAAAAAGTGGAGCAGCTCAGAACTATCTGTCCTGATATTGCTATTAGTTCAGATATGATTGCAGGATTTCCAGGAGAATCTGATTCAGATTTTAACCAGACCCTTGAATTAATGAAAATAGTTGAATATGATAGTTTATTTGCTTTTAAATATTCCGACCGCCCCAATGCCCCGGCAGGCAGTTTTTCAGACAAGATTTCTGAATCTGAAAAAAAAGCCCGTTTAAAGGAAATTCTTAATTTACAGGAACATTATACCCTTAAAAAAAACAAAGCCATGATTGGAAGTACTGCGGAAATTCTTGTTGATGGTTTAAGCAAACGCAATACAGAAATACTTCATAATAATGAGCTGCAGTTTACAGGAAGAACCAGTACCAATAAAATAGTAAATTTTATACATAACCTGGATAAGGGTTGTGATACCAGTAAAGATGATATTAATAATCTTACCGGCAAAATTATATCAATTGAAATTACAGATGGATTTGCTAATTCATTAAAAGGCAGTCCTGTTGATATTAATTATTTGAATTAA
- a CDS encoding bifunctional nuclease family protein: MLHKVSIAGLTMDTVSNTPIIILKDQENRALPIWIGLLEATAIASALQNIHFERPMTHDLFKNFTEMLNMSVSKIEICDLKDNTFYSRIYFMSGEKVFDIDARPSDAIAIAIRFKAPIYVDETVMAKSDMPIGNIEVLDNSEQGKKWAEYLENLAPDEFGKV, from the coding sequence ATGCTGCATAAAGTAAGTATTGCAGGTCTTACAATGGATACTGTTTCCAATACCCCGATTATTATACTTAAAGACCAGGAAAACCGTGCCCTTCCCATATGGATAGGGCTGCTTGAAGCCACTGCAATTGCTTCAGCCCTTCAAAATATTCATTTTGAAAGGCCTATGACCCATGATCTTTTTAAAAATTTTACAGAAATGCTTAATATGAGCGTATCTAAAATAGAAATCTGCGATCTCAAAGACAATACCTTTTACTCAAGAATATATTTTATGTCAGGAGAAAAGGTATTTGACATTGATGCCCGCCCAAGCGATGCCATTGCCATAGCAATCAGATTTAAAGCCCCTATATATGTTGATGAAACAGTGATGGCAAAATCAGACATGCCCATAGGAAACATTGAAGTCCTAGACAATAGTGAACAAGGAAAAAAATGGGCAGAATACCTTGAGAATCTTGCTCCTGATGAATTTGGTAAGGTATAA
- a CDS encoding GDP-mannose 4,6-dehydratase yields the protein MRVLITGGAGFIGSHLAEACLEKGDEVYIIDDLSTGSLANIEPLRNSKRFKNRLFVHIDTILNHDLMEELTGICDIVFHLAAAVGVRYILDNPLKSIKINVQGTEEILEICTKFKKRVLIASSSEVYGKHLHAPLVETDNIIYGPSSKFRWSYAASKLMDEFTALAYYRTKGLQVVITRLFNTVGPRQTGAYGMVIPRFVTQALKNKPLTIYGDGTQSRTFTFVKDVVSALMGLMECEEAAGEVFNVGGTQEITILELAKKIIKAADSSSGYQLIPYEQAFARDFEDMQRRVPSIEKIRKAIGFEPQVNLDEILQQVIDYQKSIINRQLTINN from the coding sequence ATGAGAGTCCTTATTACAGGAGGAGCTGGTTTTATTGGTTCCCACCTTGCAGAAGCATGTCTTGAAAAAGGAGATGAAGTATATATTATTGATGATCTGTCAACCGGATCTCTTGCAAATATTGAACCTCTTAGGAATAGTAAACGCTTCAAAAACAGGCTTTTTGTCCATATTGATACTATTTTAAACCATGATCTTATGGAGGAACTGACAGGGATATGTGATATTGTTTTTCATCTTGCTGCTGCGGTAGGTGTCAGGTATATACTTGATAATCCTCTTAAATCAATTAAAATAAATGTGCAGGGTACAGAGGAAATACTGGAAATCTGCACTAAATTTAAAAAACGGGTACTGATTGCATCTTCTTCAGAAGTATATGGCAAACATCTTCATGCCCCGCTTGTAGAAACTGATAATATTATTTACGGTCCTTCCAGTAAATTCAGATGGAGCTATGCTGCATCAAAACTTATGGATGAATTTACAGCACTTGCTTATTACAGGACTAAGGGGCTTCAGGTGGTTATTACCCGTCTTTTTAATACAGTAGGCCCCCGCCAGACAGGTGCTTACGGTATGGTAATACCCAGATTTGTTACCCAGGCTCTGAAAAACAAGCCTTTAACCATTTATGGAGATGGAACTCAATCTCGAACATTTACCTTTGTAAAGGATGTTGTCAGTGCCCTTATGGGTCTTATGGAATGTGAAGAGGCAGCAGGGGAAGTTTTTAATGTAGGAGGAACCCAGGAGATTACAATACTTGAACTTGCAAAAAAGATTATAAAGGCAGCAGATTCAAGTTCGGGGTATCAATTAATCCCATACGAACAAGCATTTGCAAGGGATTTTGAAGATATGCAGCGCCGGGTTCCCTCTATTGAAAAAATCAGAAAAGCTATTGGATTTGAGCCTCAAGTCAATCTAGATGAAATATTACAACAGGTTATCGACTATCAAAAATCAATTATCAACAGACAATTAACAATTAACAATTGA
- a CDS encoding putative Ig domain-containing protein has product MGVISSRYFKAILLFTMLFFLWQPAWGLVKLSDPPNPTQGQGDYFVNFNNYVGSAANNPANLQFTMTASEWAFLSEDGKLSMASVLHPFNQHVGSQVTVTVTDLGESEPASVEFVLTVINANDAPVFTEQPVDQTFTEEAEFSFTVNVQDVDLTLLDAGEALIPSLSDNAPKWLSVKAGSPAADGTVILTLSGTPDEELSLGSTMEYPNVTIIVKDSITPVARVVSPSFKITVNPVDDPPKISGTPPTTVKQDELYSFKPVYTDVDTEDLTYAVTIDGNAPAEGFWLQMKNDGTLSGTPVNTDVPVPVNNIVISVSDATTPNVSLPAFNITVENKNDAPTITGTTCTEPTCENNPITPDLPVTQVVQLPQAQAGAGTTYLLELEISDIDIIDGTTEINAQSPTDISYSFLTDGTAGLPTWIEEFYPNDTDRRIVQLRNKANRPNNDDVGTYKNIQVLVTDGMGGVAKTGLFSIIVDNANDKPFFTQTPIAVIGIDEDSPVMFIPAGSAVTDTTTKVNQVKADDIDLKYGDVLAYSLDLTGVTKPENAPLLETWLGIDAKTGVFTGVPRAVSVGQYTGIKIIVTDAGGLLDEYSFDMIVKAVNDKPVFTQAPPSPSDQTIQINAGIAFPSGYNIIKATDEDSTDNPPDSVTFSFKEGYPAWLSIANTGKEEGTEIFTGEISGTPTNADAGTFDVVLIAEDNSGAVTESPFRIEVIYVNKPPVINSSMTKANWNEDSFKEISIPVIDDAGDTLTPSMSNAPAWLSYRMDGMNVILSGTPQAKDIGVINNVELIVTDASDAAAKLTFSIEVIEVNDAPVITGSLPIGVIGKAYSFKPVVTDEESNYPITFGFTGSEKPDGLSFDAFTGTISGTPTAAGTYKIIIIAYDSEGVSDETRSKLEAVLQIIADDTVIEKGDVNADGTVDLTDAIIVLQVMAGISPSASITLDADTNADGRLGLEDIIYIMNNLTAAATEPVVE; this is encoded by the coding sequence ATGGGAGTAATTTCAAGTAGGTATTTTAAAGCAATCTTGTTGTTTACAATGCTGTTTTTTCTCTGGCAGCCAGCATGGGGTCTGGTAAAATTATCCGATCCGCCAAACCCCACACAGGGGCAGGGGGATTATTTTGTTAATTTCAATAATTATGTTGGAAGTGCTGCAAACAACCCTGCAAATCTTCAATTTACAATGACAGCTTCAGAATGGGCATTCTTAAGTGAGGATGGAAAGCTTTCAATGGCAAGTGTATTGCATCCGTTCAATCAGCATGTAGGCTCCCAGGTTACAGTAACAGTAACAGACCTGGGCGAAAGCGAGCCTGCATCAGTTGAATTTGTTTTGACAGTTATAAATGCAAATGATGCACCTGTATTTACTGAACAACCTGTAGATCAAACTTTTACTGAAGAAGCAGAATTCAGTTTTACCGTAAATGTTCAGGATGTTGATCTTACCTTACTGGATGCCGGCGAAGCTTTAATCCCTTCACTTTCTGATAATGCTCCGAAATGGCTTAGTGTTAAAGCCGGATCCCCTGCGGCAGACGGCACTGTAATACTGACACTCAGCGGCACTCCTGATGAAGAGCTTTCTCTGGGCAGTACTATGGAATACCCAAACGTGACTATCATCGTAAAAGACAGCATTACTCCGGTTGCCAGGGTAGTAAGTCCTTCCTTCAAAATTACAGTAAACCCTGTGGATGATCCTCCAAAAATTTCCGGTACTCCTCCAACAACAGTTAAGCAGGACGAGTTATACAGCTTCAAGCCTGTTTACACAGATGTTGATACTGAAGACCTGACATACGCTGTAACAATAGACGGCAATGCGCCTGCAGAAGGTTTCTGGCTCCAAATGAAAAATGACGGCACATTAAGCGGAACTCCGGTAAATACTGATGTACCGGTACCTGTAAATAATATCGTTATTTCAGTAAGCGATGCTACAACACCAAATGTTTCTCTTCCTGCTTTTAATATCACTGTTGAAAATAAAAATGATGCTCCAACAATTACTGGTACAACCTGTACAGAACCAACATGTGAAAACAACCCCATTACCCCTGATTTACCAGTAACCCAGGTAGTACAGCTACCCCAGGCACAAGCCGGCGCAGGCACAACTTATCTTCTTGAACTTGAAATTAGTGATATTGATATAATAGACGGAACTACTGAAATAAATGCTCAATCCCCAACAGATATTTCCTATTCATTTCTTACTGACGGAACTGCAGGTCTTCCCACTTGGATAGAAGAGTTTTATCCTAATGATACAGATCGCAGAATAGTCCAATTAAGAAACAAAGCAAATCGTCCAAATAATGATGATGTCGGCACATATAAGAATATCCAGGTTCTTGTTACTGACGGAATGGGCGGAGTTGCTAAAACAGGTTTATTCAGTATTATAGTTGACAATGCAAATGATAAACCTTTCTTTACCCAGACTCCCATAGCTGTAATAGGCATAGATGAAGACAGCCCTGTAATGTTTATCCCTGCCGGTTCCGCAGTTACAGATACAACAACAAAGGTAAACCAGGTAAAAGCTGATGATATAGATTTGAAATACGGTGATGTTTTGGCATATTCTCTTGATTTAACAGGAGTAACCAAACCTGAAAATGCCCCTCTGCTTGAAACATGGCTTGGCATAGATGCTAAAACCGGTGTTTTTACCGGCGTTCCCAGGGCAGTTAGTGTTGGTCAATATACAGGGATTAAGATTATTGTAACAGATGCTGGCGGACTTCTTGACGAATATTCATTTGATATGATTGTCAAAGCTGTTAATGACAAGCCTGTGTTTACCCAGGCTCCTCCCAGCCCCAGTGATCAAACTATCCAGATTAATGCCGGTATTGCATTTCCCTCAGGATATAACATAATTAAAGCTACTGACGAAGATTCTACCGACAATCCGCCAGACTCTGTTACCTTTAGCTTTAAGGAAGGTTACCCTGCCTGGCTGTCTATTGCCAATACCGGCAAAGAAGAAGGAACAGAAATCTTCACCGGCGAAATAAGCGGCACTCCAACAAATGCAGATGCAGGTACCTTTGATGTAGTCCTTATTGCAGAAGACAATTCAGGTGCTGTAACTGAATCACCATTTAGAATTGAGGTTATCTATGTTAATAAACCTCCAGTTATTAACAGCAGTATGACAAAAGCAAACTGGAATGAAGATTCTTTCAAGGAAATTAGTATTCCAGTAATAGATGATGCAGGCGATACCCTTACTCCATCAATGTCAAATGCTCCTGCATGGCTATCTTACCGCATGGATGGAATGAATGTAATACTCAGCGGAACACCCCAGGCTAAAGATATTGGAGTAATAAACAACGTTGAGCTTATTGTTACAGACGCTTCAGATGCAGCAGCCAAACTCACCTTCAGCATTGAGGTTATAGAAGTTAATGACGCTCCTGTTATAACCGGTTCTCTGCCTATTGGTGTTATTGGTAAAGCCTATTCTTTCAAACCTGTTGTAACTGATGAAGAAAGCAATTATCCAATTACCTTTGGGTTTACTGGTAGTGAAAAACCAGATGGGTTATCATTCGATGCCTTTACAGGTACAATAAGCGGAACTCCTACGGCAGCAGGCACATACAAAATTATCATCATTGCCTATGACAGTGAAGGAGTATCTGATGAAACCAGGTCTAAACTGGAAGCTGTATTACAAATCATTGCTGATGATACTGTAATTGAAAAAGGCGATGTAAATGCAGACGGAACTGTTGATCTTACAGATGCAATCATTGTATTGCAGGTTATGGCTGGTATTTCACCTTCAGCTTCAATTACCCTGGATGCAGATACAAACGCAGACGGCAGGCTCGGACTGGAAGATATTATTTATATTATGAATAATCTTACAGCAGCAGCAACAGAACCTGTAGTTGAATAG
- a CDS encoding putative Ig domain-containing protein, with translation MEKVLEKKISGINLKNILVITILIILNLIILNKPALAQNLIIEGSPPPALQNEFYSFTPAVYNAAGKKTFEGINIPDWSQFNIETGEISSKSGMPYPLNDHVGLYEGIAIIVSDEAGGIAMLGPLSIEVKNINDAPVIYDLDKNPIISPLPDAIENAEYSFEFLIFDPDLKLNVNEALTINLLNAPSWLGISQLPPDTETGTIKVSLKGKPGYQHPGSTYSIQISVFDQQNMRAVTDPLNIYVKNVNNNPVISGIPETEVKQGGSYLFTPEFKDLDLNLAEDFGDKISFSIAFGTDGKAAMPDWLIFNPATGQLSSRQGRPVNDDAGLVENIVISISDGIPDNSLDDSLAGFDICVKNVNDRPVMTHNLEIPSDGVVKQVIDKASQGQSFTMNFEAGDIDLSLTQRPCNTINDNINFTGINLPPWLELVADPENPLKAKLVNIENRPNNNETGPWQNIEVAVTDEQGGIDRFIFNINVINQNDQPCLVQVPEENIIVYEDKNIDFTALSAVSNDDLICSMPPFSIVNSTKTNIIKANDIDMKYGDQLYFKLVFPGEHEAKLSKWLGIKTKSSTEAELTGVPKNEDVGTWSGIRLIVSDRLNENDPERKTDEYTFNIEVKNTNDPPVFDKVPPNDTPFEIDAGIEWKDAAAEQYQKVSAYDVDFGDSVTYTLVSSPAPAWLNVHPVTGVLSGKPSNIHAGINTITLIAQDTSGAKATWTFSVKVNYINNVPVITKTSPHSAVEDVFFKHTINVDDIDKYSGDILTYKLENAPSWLKLVKDWAQNAVLYGVPLAADVGSNIGIKLTVTDSYNVSDFFIFNIDVEFVNDKPVISGSLPTAVVGRNYYFKPYSYDEEGDDLLFKIETDMEWLTIDEKTGLLTGLPLKKDLGENLISIYVYECCPEVNKTGLGPIILKVIGLEVIILPGDIDSSGTIDLKDCILGLQIMTGISLPVSISKDSDLNRDRIIGLREVIYILRKTSGIIN, from the coding sequence ATGGAAAAAGTGCTGGAAAAAAAAATATCAGGAATCAACCTGAAAAATATTTTAGTAATAACTATCCTGATTATATTAAACCTGATTATATTAAACAAACCGGCACTGGCCCAGAATTTGATAATTGAAGGCTCTCCTCCTCCAGCCCTGCAGAATGAATTTTACAGTTTTACGCCTGCTGTTTATAATGCTGCTGGCAAAAAAACCTTTGAAGGCATAAATATCCCGGACTGGTCGCAATTTAATATTGAAACAGGAGAAATAAGCAGTAAATCAGGTATGCCCTATCCTCTAAATGACCATGTTGGACTTTACGAAGGTATTGCAATAATAGTCAGTGATGAAGCAGGCGGTATTGCAATGCTCGGACCTTTATCAATAGAGGTTAAAAATATAAATGATGCGCCTGTAATCTATGATCTTGATAAAAATCCCATTATATCCCCCCTGCCTGATGCAATAGAAAATGCTGAATATAGTTTTGAATTCCTGATATTTGATCCTGATTTAAAATTAAATGTCAATGAAGCTCTTACCATTAATCTCCTAAATGCCCCTTCATGGCTGGGTATTTCACAATTACCTCCTGACACTGAAACAGGCACTATCAAGGTAAGCCTGAAAGGAAAACCTGGATATCAACATCCAGGCAGCACTTACTCTATACAAATCAGCGTGTTCGACCAACAAAACATGAGAGCAGTAACAGATCCCCTGAATATTTATGTTAAAAATGTTAATAATAATCCTGTTATTTCAGGAATACCGGAAACAGAAGTAAAACAGGGAGGATCCTATTTATTTACCCCTGAATTTAAAGACCTGGATTTAAATCTTGCAGAAGATTTTGGGGATAAAATCAGCTTTAGCATTGCATTTGGAACAGACGGCAAGGCTGCCATGCCTGACTGGCTGATCTTTAATCCTGCAACAGGGCAGTTAAGCAGCAGACAGGGACGGCCTGTTAATGATGATGCGGGACTTGTTGAAAATATTGTTATCTCAATTTCAGATGGTATTCCTGATAATTCTTTAGATGACTCTCTTGCTGGATTTGATATCTGCGTTAAAAACGTAAATGACCGCCCTGTAATGACCCACAATCTGGAAATACCCTCTGACGGAGTGGTCAAACAGGTGATTGATAAAGCTTCCCAGGGACAATCATTCACTATGAATTTTGAGGCAGGTGATATTGATTTATCCTTAACCCAGAGACCATGCAATACAATAAATGATAATATCAACTTTACAGGAATTAATCTCCCGCCCTGGCTAGAACTGGTTGCTGATCCTGAAAACCCTTTAAAGGCAAAACTGGTTAATATTGAAAACAGGCCGAATAACAATGAAACAGGCCCCTGGCAGAATATCGAAGTCGCAGTTACAGACGAACAGGGCGGCATAGACAGATTTATATTTAATATTAATGTAATAAACCAGAATGACCAGCCCTGTCTTGTCCAGGTTCCTGAAGAAAATATTATAGTTTATGAAGATAAAAATATTGATTTTACAGCCCTTTCAGCAGTATCAAATGATGACCTGATCTGCAGTATGCCTCCTTTCAGCATAGTTAATTCAACAAAAACCAATATAATAAAAGCCAATGATATTGACATGAAATACGGGGATCAGCTTTATTTTAAACTTGTATTTCCTGGTGAACATGAAGCCAAACTGTCTAAATGGCTTGGCATTAAAACAAAAAGCTCCACAGAGGCAGAATTAACAGGTGTTCCTAAAAATGAAGATGTGGGAACCTGGTCAGGCATAAGATTAATAGTATCTGACAGGCTTAATGAAAATGACCCTGAAAGAAAAACAGATGAATATACATTTAATATTGAAGTAAAAAATACCAATGATCCCCCTGTGTTTGATAAGGTTCCTCCAAACGATACCCCTTTTGAGATTGATGCAGGCATTGAATGGAAAGACGCTGCTGCTGAACAATATCAAAAGGTTAGTGCCTATGATGTGGATTTTGGTGATTCAGTTACATACACCCTTGTTTCCAGCCCTGCTCCAGCCTGGCTGAATGTTCATCCTGTTACAGGGGTTTTATCAGGAAAACCTTCAAACATCCATGCAGGTATAAACACGATAACCCTTATTGCACAAGACACCAGCGGGGCAAAGGCTACATGGACATTTAGTGTTAAGGTTAATTATATAAATAATGTTCCTGTAATAACTAAAACCAGCCCCCATTCGGCTGTTGAAGATGTTTTTTTCAAACATACAATTAATGTTGATGATATTGATAAATACAGCGGCGATATACTGACATACAAACTTGAAAATGCGCCCTCATGGCTGAAACTTGTCAAAGACTGGGCACAAAATGCTGTTCTTTACGGTGTTCCCCTGGCTGCTGATGTTGGATCAAATATCGGGATAAAACTCACAGTAACAGACAGTTATAATGTATCTGATTTTTTTATTTTTAATATTGATGTTGAATTTGTTAATGACAAACCTGTGATAAGCGGCTCCCTGCCTACGGCAGTTGTGGGAAGAAATTATTATTTTAAGCCTTATTCTTATGACGAAGAAGGGGATGATCTTCTTTTTAAAATTGAAACAGATATGGAATGGCTGACCATTGATGAAAAAACCGGCTTATTAACTGGTCTGCCCTTAAAAAAAGATTTAGGCGAAAACCTAATATCAATCTATGTTTATGAATGCTGTCCAGAGGTAAATAAAACCGGGTTAGGCCCCATTATCTTAAAGGTAATCGGCCTTGAAGTAATAATTCTTCCTGGGGATATAGACTCCAGCGGAACAATTGATCTCAAAGACTGCATTCTTGGACTGCAGATTATGACTGGTATTTCTCTGCCGGTTTCAATCAGTAAAGACAGTGATTTAAACAGGGACAGGATTATCGGATTAAGGGAAGTTATCTATATCTTGAGAAAAACATCGGGTATTATTAATTAA